The proteins below are encoded in one region of Flavobacterium nackdongense:
- a CDS encoding energy transducer TonB — protein sequence MKTKLFAILFLLVSKLCIAQLSPNDKKIYLDSTWTETSQENSKYYRIVKDYYLDQKEYKVLVYYKNNQLKEESILNGKDGGSPNGEKLNYYENGNKQSVSTYVNGRPTGKSISWYENGNKREEGEYTGNYEIPGKHYRLIQYWDENNNHLIENGNGFYSCGDKASFLETGSYKDGYKDGVFEGKDFKLNAFYKEKYENGKFISGTRVFSDGTKTDYFEMEKRPFPKKGMQDFYTFIGKNFNYTNESFKNKVQGKIILNFVIDKEGQIVEPKILKGLGYGLDEEAVRVLLKYGDWIPGEQRGMKVRCSFSLPLALQAVR from the coding sequence ATGAAGACCAAACTATTTGCTATTCTATTCCTTTTAGTTTCAAAACTTTGTATTGCGCAACTTTCTCCCAACGACAAGAAAATTTACCTTGACTCTACTTGGACTGAAACGTCCCAAGAAAATTCTAAATATTATCGAATAGTCAAAGATTATTATTTGGATCAAAAAGAATATAAGGTTTTGGTTTATTATAAAAACAATCAACTAAAAGAAGAATCTATCCTTAATGGTAAAGATGGTGGGTCTCCGAACGGAGAGAAATTAAATTATTACGAAAACGGTAATAAACAAAGTGTTTCAACTTATGTGAATGGAAGGCCAACAGGTAAGTCCATAAGTTGGTATGAAAATGGCAATAAAAGAGAAGAAGGAGAATATACGGGGAATTATGAAATACCGGGCAAACATTATAGGTTAATTCAATATTGGGATGAAAACAATAATCACTTAATTGAAAATGGTAATGGATTCTATTCTTGTGGGGATAAAGCGAGTTTTCTGGAAACCGGATCTTACAAGGATGGTTATAAAGATGGTGTCTTTGAAGGAAAAGATTTCAAGCTAAACGCTTTTTACAAAGAAAAGTATGAAAACGGTAAGTTCATTTCGGGAACTAGAGTTTTTTCTGATGGCACGAAAACAGATTATTTTGAGATGGAAAAAAGACCATTTCCAAAAAAAGGTATGCAAGATTTTTACACGTTTATTGGAAAAAATTTCAATTACACCAACGAGTCGTTTAAGAATAAGGTACAGGGAAAAATAATTCTCAATTTTGTTATTGATAAAGAAGGACAGATAGTTGAGCCGAAGATATTAAAAGGCCTAGGTTACGGTCTTGATGAAGAGGCAGTTCGGGTATTGCTTAAATATGGAGATTGGATTCCCGGAGAGCAAAGAGGAATGAAAGTAAGATGTTCATTTTCACTGCCATTAGCCTTACAAGCTGTTCGTTAA